A genomic segment from Pseudomonas mendocina encodes:
- a CDS encoding PQQ-dependent dehydrogenase, methanol/ethanol family, which translates to MRSIGLNMPIARSTLDRQPALRLPRTALLAALLLVGAVQAADVDGKRIIAADQEPGNWMTHGRTYDEQRYSPLEQINQQNVDKLGLAWSYKLDIDRGVEATPIVVDGVMYTTGPFSVVYALDARNGKLLWKYDPKSDRNRAGEACCDAVNRGVAVWKGKVYVGVLDGRLEAIDAKTGQRVWSVDTRADHNRSYTITGAPRVVNGKVVIGNGGAEFGVRGYVTAYDAESGKQAWRYYTVPGDPKLPPEDKAMEIAAKTWHGDAFAEQGGGGTAWDSFAFDPELNLLYIGVGNGSLWDPKWRSEAKGDNLFLSSIVAIDADTGEYAWHYQTTPGDAWDFTATQHMILAELEIGGKERKVLMQAPKNGFFYVIDRATGELLSAENIVPVNWAKGIDMKTGRPIVDDEAAAYWKDGKRKLVTPAFWGAHDWHPMSYNPKTGLVYIPAHIMSAYYEHIPEAPTRNPFKSMYQLGLRTGMMPEGPDGLLEMAKTWSGKLIAWDPVKQKAAWEVPYITIFNGGTLSTAGNLVFEGSADGRVIAYAAEDGKKLWEQPAASGVMAAPITYSVDGEQYVTFMAGWGGAFSTFAGALSLRAGVQPYAQVLTYKLGGTAKLQEPTPPADAPKPPALTGDAATVEAGGKLYDSYCSQCHGIHAVSGGVLPDLRKMAPEKHQMFLGILYGGRVPDGMPSFAEAFDAKQVDQIHQYLIKRAHDLQEEGDAWKKFSAN; encoded by the coding sequence ATGAGATCGATTGGCCTGAACATGCCTATCGCCCGCTCGACTCTCGACAGGCAACCCGCCTTGCGTCTTCCCCGTACTGCTCTGCTCGCAGCCTTGTTGCTGGTAGGTGCGGTGCAGGCCGCCGATGTCGACGGCAAACGCATCATCGCTGCCGACCAGGAACCTGGAAACTGGATGACCCACGGCCGCACCTACGACGAACAGCGCTACAGCCCGCTGGAACAGATCAACCAGCAGAACGTCGACAAACTCGGTCTGGCCTGGAGCTACAAGCTGGACATCGACCGCGGCGTGGAAGCCACGCCCATCGTCGTCGACGGCGTGATGTACACCACCGGGCCGTTCTCGGTGGTGTATGCGCTGGATGCGCGCAACGGCAAGCTGCTGTGGAAGTACGACCCGAAATCCGACCGCAATCGTGCCGGCGAGGCCTGCTGCGACGCGGTCAACCGAGGCGTGGCTGTGTGGAAGGGCAAGGTCTACGTCGGCGTGCTCGACGGCCGCCTCGAAGCCATTGACGCCAAGACCGGGCAGCGCGTGTGGTCGGTCGATACCCGCGCCGATCACAACCGCAGCTACACCATCACCGGCGCGCCGCGCGTGGTCAATGGCAAGGTCGTCATCGGCAACGGCGGCGCCGAGTTCGGCGTACGCGGCTATGTCACCGCCTACGATGCCGAGAGTGGCAAGCAGGCCTGGCGCTACTACACCGTGCCGGGCGACCCCAAGCTGCCGCCGGAAGACAAGGCCATGGAGATCGCCGCCAAGACCTGGCATGGCGATGCCTTCGCCGAGCAGGGTGGCGGTGGTACCGCGTGGGACTCCTTCGCCTTCGACCCGGAGCTGAACCTGCTCTACATCGGCGTCGGCAACGGCTCGCTGTGGGACCCGAAATGGCGCAGCGAGGCCAAGGGCGACAACCTGTTTCTGTCGTCCATCGTCGCCATCGATGCCGACACCGGCGAGTACGCCTGGCACTACCAGACCACGCCGGGCGATGCCTGGGACTTCACCGCCACCCAGCACATGATCCTTGCCGAGCTGGAAATCGGCGGCAAGGAGCGCAAGGTGCTGATGCAGGCACCGAAGAACGGCTTCTTCTACGTCATCGACCGCGCCACCGGCGAGCTGCTGTCGGCCGAGAACATCGTGCCGGTGAACTGGGCCAAGGGCATCGACATGAAGACCGGCCGGCCCATCGTCGACGACGAGGCCGCCGCCTACTGGAAGGATGGCAAGCGCAAGCTGGTCACCCCGGCGTTCTGGGGCGCGCATGACTGGCACCCGATGTCCTATAACCCCAAGACCGGCCTGGTCTACATCCCGGCGCACATCATGTCCGCCTATTACGAGCACATCCCCGAAGCGCCGACGCGCAACCCGTTCAAGAGCATGTACCAGCTAGGTCTGCGCACCGGCATGATGCCGGAAGGCCCGGACGGCTTGCTGGAAATGGCCAAGACCTGGTCCGGTAAGCTGATCGCCTGGGACCCGGTGAAGCAGAAGGCCGCCTGGGAAGTGCCTTACATCACCATCTTCAACGGCGGCACGCTGAGCACCGCCGGCAACCTGGTGTTCGAAGGCAGCGCCGACGGCAGGGTGATCGCGTACGCCGCCGAGGATGGCAAGAAACTCTGGGAGCAACCGGCCGCCAGCGGCGTGATGGCCGCGCCGATCACCTATTCGGTGGACGGCGAGCAATACGTGACCTTCATGGCCGGTTGGGGCGGGGCGTTCTCCACCTTCGCCGGCGCCCTGTCGCTGCGTGCCGGCGTGCAGCCTTACGCCCAGGTACTGACCTACAAACTCGGCGGTACCGCCAAGCTGCAGGAGCCGACACCGCCTGCCGATGCGCCGAAGCCGCCAGCGCTGACCGGTGATGCGGCCACCGTTGAGGCGGGCGGCAAGCTGTACGACAGCTACTGCTCGCAGTGCCATGGCATCCATGCCGTCAGCGGTGGCGTGCTGCCTGACCTGCGCAAGATGGCGCCGGAGAAGCACCAGATGTTCCTCGGCATCCTCTATGGCGGTCGCGTGCCGGACGGCATGCCGTCGTTCGCCGAGGCCTTCGATGCCAAGCAGGTCGATCAGATTCACCAGTACCTGATCAAGCGTGCCCACGACCTTCAGGAAGAAGGCGACGCCTGGAAGAAGTTCAGCGCCAACTGA
- a CDS encoding TonB-dependent receptor family protein: MRFKLTCIALLPGLTLAEQAPYQIDELVITGSRYEASGWRLPFSVNRIDAEQATLGKPGVNLSEALGSVPGLVVQNRQNYAQDLQISSRGFGARSAFGIRGIKLLADGVPLSNPDGQGQAATFDLDTLDRIEVLRGPFASVYGSNSGGVIQLFSRDGEGAPKVSVDTSKAAYGTNRTRVAAEGGNDKAGFIINRSHFETDGYRDHSGAILDKTFAKLTLYPDDVSKLSLSFSELDQNNTQDPQGLTWQQVQSDRRAAAPSALEFNTRKTVDHRQLALNYERSFAAGTWQSTLYSGTRRVIQYQSIPVGVQSNPSHSGGVIDFERQFHGIGNRWIQSFDLGSSLLTVTTGLDYDYSRDDRQGYENFVGTTLGVKGNLRRDERNEVTSLSPYVQAAWQLGKLDLQAGLRHSQVEFDVDDRFLSNGDDSGSVTYRELMPTLGASYALLPDLNIYASWGKGVETPTLNELSYSGNGGGFGFDLKPASSEQIEVGLKARLADATSLQLALFQIDTDDELVVESASGGRSRFRNAAQTRRRGVELALESRLSDTLRASLAYTQIDAVYSKDFTSNNRLIESGNKLPGIPARTLYGELAWQPLGWFSTVVEGLYRSQLYVEDSNTAKAAPSYALFNWQARFEQKVGALTFNQVLRIDNLMDREYIGSVIVGDGNGRYYEPGPERTWYVGAGVQYQFD, encoded by the coding sequence ATGCGTTTCAAGTTGACCTGCATCGCCCTGCTGCCAGGCCTGACACTGGCCGAACAGGCGCCTTATCAGATCGACGAACTGGTGATCACCGGCAGCCGATACGAAGCCAGCGGCTGGCGACTGCCCTTCTCCGTCAACCGTATCGATGCCGAACAGGCAACGCTGGGCAAACCGGGCGTCAACCTGTCCGAAGCACTTGGTAGCGTGCCGGGGCTGGTGGTGCAGAACCGGCAGAACTATGCGCAGGATCTGCAGATCTCCTCTCGCGGCTTCGGCGCCCGTTCAGCCTTCGGCATTCGCGGCATCAAGCTGCTGGCCGATGGCGTACCGTTGTCCAACCCCGATGGCCAGGGCCAGGCGGCGACCTTCGATCTCGACACCCTGGATCGCATCGAAGTGCTGCGCGGGCCATTCGCCAGCGTTTACGGCAGCAACTCCGGTGGGGTCATCCAGTTGTTCTCACGTGATGGTGAAGGCGCGCCCAAGGTATCTGTCGACACATCCAAGGCCGCCTACGGCACCAATCGTACCCGCGTCGCTGCCGAAGGTGGTAACGACAAGGCCGGATTCATAATCAACCGTTCGCACTTCGAGACCGACGGTTATCGCGACCACAGCGGCGCCATCCTCGACAAGACCTTCGCCAAGCTGACCCTGTACCCGGACGATGTCAGCAAGCTCAGCCTGAGCTTCAGCGAGCTGGATCAGAACAACACACAAGACCCACAGGGTTTGACCTGGCAACAGGTACAGAGCGACCGCCGTGCTGCTGCCCCTAGCGCCCTGGAATTCAACACCCGTAAGACCGTCGACCATCGTCAGCTCGCGCTCAACTACGAACGTAGCTTCGCCGCCGGCACCTGGCAGAGCACGCTGTATAGCGGCACACGGCGGGTGATTCAGTACCAGTCGATTCCTGTCGGGGTGCAGAGCAATCCATCACACTCGGGTGGTGTGATCGACTTCGAGCGTCAGTTCCACGGCATCGGCAACCGCTGGATTCAATCGTTCGATCTGGGCAGCAGCCTGCTGACGGTTACGACAGGGTTGGATTACGACTATTCGCGCGATGATCGCCAAGGCTACGAGAATTTCGTTGGCACCACCTTGGGCGTGAAAGGCAACCTGCGCCGCGACGAGCGCAACGAGGTCACCAGCCTGTCGCCCTATGTCCAGGCAGCCTGGCAACTGGGCAAGCTCGATCTGCAGGCCGGTCTGCGCCACAGCCAAGTGGAATTCGACGTGGACGACCGCTTCCTGAGCAACGGCGACGACAGCGGCTCGGTCACGTACCGCGAGCTGATGCCGACCCTGGGCGCTAGCTACGCCCTGCTGCCGGATCTGAATATCTACGCCAGCTGGGGCAAGGGCGTGGAGACGCCGACGCTGAACGAGCTGTCCTACTCTGGCAACGGTGGCGGTTTCGGCTTCGACCTGAAACCGGCCAGCAGCGAACAGATCGAAGTCGGCCTCAAGGCGCGCCTGGCTGATGCGACCAGTCTGCAACTGGCGCTTTTCCAGATCGATACCGACGACGAGCTGGTGGTCGAATCTGCGAGCGGTGGCCGCTCACGCTTTCGAAACGCTGCCCAGACCCGCCGTCGCGGCGTCGAACTGGCGCTGGAAAGCCGCCTGAGCGACACCCTGCGAGCCAGTCTCGCCTACACCCAGATCGATGCGGTCTACAGCAAGGACTTCACCAGCAACAATCGACTGATCGAATCGGGCAACAAGCTGCCGGGCATTCCCGCGCGTACGCTGTATGGCGAGCTGGCCTGGCAACCGCTGGGCTGGTTCAGCACCGTCGTCGAAGGCCTGTATCGGAGCCAACTTTACGTCGAGGACAGCAATACAGCCAAGGCGGCGCCCAGCTATGCGCTGTTCAACTGGCAGGCGCGCTTCGAGCAGAAGGTCGGCGCGCTGACCTTCAACCAGGTGCTGCGTATCGACAACCTGATGGATCGTGAATACATCGGTTCGGTGATCGTGGGCGATGGCAACGGTCGCTATTACGAACCCGGCCCTGAACGCACCTGGTACGTCGGCGCGGGCGTGCAGTACCAGTTCGATTGA
- a CDS encoding acyl-CoA dehydrogenase family protein has product MLPTEEDILIRDMARQFAQERLKPFAADWDREHRFPAEAIAEMGSLGFMGMLVPQQWGGAETSNLAYAMALEEIAAGDGACSTIMSVHNSVGCMPILKYGSEEQKQRFLHPLAGGEMLGAFALTEPQAGSDASDLRTRARRESEHYVLDGAKQFITSGSHAGMVIVFAVTDPQAGKKGISAFIVPTDTPGFSVVRVEDKLGQHASDTCQIQFDAVRIPDSLRLGEEGEGYRIALANLEGGRIGIAAQAVGMARAAFEAARDYAHERVTFGKPIIEHQAVAFRLADMATQIAVARQMVHHAASLREAGQPCLTEASMAKLFASEMAEKVCSAAIQTLGGYGYLKDFPVERIYRDVRVCQIYEGTSDVQRMVIARSL; this is encoded by the coding sequence ATGCTGCCTACTGAAGAAGACATCCTCATCCGCGACATGGCTCGCCAGTTCGCTCAGGAGCGGTTGAAACCCTTCGCCGCTGATTGGGATCGCGAGCATCGTTTCCCGGCCGAGGCCATCGCCGAGATGGGCTCGCTTGGTTTTATGGGCATGCTGGTACCGCAGCAGTGGGGCGGTGCCGAGACCAGTAACCTGGCCTATGCCATGGCCCTGGAGGAAATCGCCGCGGGCGATGGTGCCTGTTCTACCATCATGAGCGTGCACAACTCGGTGGGCTGCATGCCGATCCTCAAGTACGGCAGCGAAGAGCAGAAACAACGCTTTCTCCATCCATTGGCCGGTGGCGAGATGCTCGGTGCCTTCGCCCTGACCGAGCCGCAGGCCGGCTCCGACGCCAGCGACCTACGCACCCGTGCGCGGCGAGAAAGCGAGCATTACGTGCTCGATGGTGCCAAGCAGTTCATCACTTCCGGCAGCCACGCCGGTATGGTCATCGTCTTCGCCGTCACCGACCCGCAAGCTGGCAAGAAGGGCATCAGCGCCTTTATCGTGCCGACGGATACGCCGGGGTTCTCAGTGGTGCGGGTCGAGGACAAGCTCGGCCAGCACGCCTCCGACACCTGCCAGATCCAGTTCGACGCGGTGCGCATCCCGGACAGCCTGCGCCTGGGTGAGGAGGGCGAAGGCTATCGCATTGCCCTGGCTAACCTAGAAGGCGGGCGCATTGGTATCGCCGCGCAAGCGGTGGGCATGGCCCGCGCGGCGTTCGAGGCGGCGCGTGATTACGCCCATGAGCGGGTGACCTTCGGCAAACCGATCATCGAGCACCAAGCGGTGGCTTTCCGTCTGGCCGACATGGCCACGCAGATCGCTGTGGCGCGGCAGATGGTGCATCACGCCGCCAGCCTGCGCGAGGCCGGCCAGCCATGCCTGACCGAGGCGTCGATGGCCAAGCTGTTCGCCTCGGAAATGGCCGAGAAGGTTTGCTCCGCAGCGATCCAGACGTTGGGTGGCTACGGTTACCTCAAGGACTTCCCGGTCGAACGCATCTACCGTGACGTGCGTGTGTGCCAGATCTACGAAGGCACCAGCGATGTGCAGCGTATGGTGATCGCGCGCAGTCTGTAG
- a CDS encoding acetyl-CoA C-acyltransferase, whose amino-acid sequence MNQQLDPIVIVSAARTPMGGFLGDLAGLTAAELGAAAIRSTLERAGLAAEAVDTVLMGCVLQAGQGQAPARQAALGAGLSQAVQCSTLNKMCGSGMQALMLGHDQLLAGSADVLVAGGMESMSNAPYLLARARGGYRMGHGQVFDHMFLDGLEDAYERGRLMGTFAEDCAEQYRFSREEQDAYALESLRRAQQAIEQGHFASEIVAVEAPQGRERRLVDTDEQPPKARPDKIPGLKPAFREGGTVTAANASSISDGAAALLLMRLSQAQQRGLTPLARIVGHAGHAQAPNLFITAPVAAIQRLLARIEWALETVDLFEINEAFAVVPMVAMRELGIAHEKLNVHGGACALGHPIGASGARILVTLLAALQQRGLKRGVASVCIGGGEATAVAIELY is encoded by the coding sequence ATGAACCAGCAACTCGACCCCATCGTTATCGTCAGTGCCGCGCGCACGCCCATGGGCGGCTTTCTTGGCGACCTAGCCGGCCTTACGGCGGCTGAGCTGGGCGCCGCAGCGATCCGCTCGACGCTGGAGCGTGCTGGCCTCGCCGCCGAGGCGGTGGATACGGTGCTGATGGGCTGTGTGCTGCAGGCTGGCCAGGGGCAGGCGCCGGCGCGCCAGGCTGCGCTGGGCGCAGGCTTGAGCCAGGCGGTGCAGTGCTCCACGCTGAACAAGATGTGCGGCTCGGGTATGCAGGCGCTGATGCTCGGCCATGACCAGTTACTCGCCGGCAGCGCCGATGTGCTGGTGGCTGGCGGCATGGAGAGCATGTCCAACGCGCCGTACCTGCTGGCGCGTGCCCGCGGTGGTTATCGCATGGGCCATGGTCAGGTGTTCGACCATATGTTTCTCGACGGCCTGGAGGACGCCTACGAGCGTGGCCGGCTGATGGGAACTTTCGCCGAGGATTGCGCCGAGCAGTATCGCTTCAGCCGCGAGGAGCAGGACGCCTACGCGCTGGAGTCGCTGCGCCGCGCCCAGCAGGCTATCGAGCAAGGCCATTTCGCCAGTGAGATCGTCGCGGTAGAGGCGCCGCAGGGGCGTGAACGGCGCCTGGTCGATACCGACGAGCAGCCGCCCAAGGCGCGACCGGACAAGATTCCTGGCCTGAAGCCAGCGTTTCGCGAGGGCGGCACGGTCACGGCGGCCAATGCCAGTTCCATTTCCGATGGCGCCGCCGCGCTGCTGCTGATGCGCCTGTCTCAGGCTCAACAGCGCGGGCTGACACCGCTGGCGCGCATCGTTGGGCATGCCGGCCACGCGCAGGCGCCGAACCTGTTCATCACCGCGCCGGTGGCGGCGATCCAGCGTTTGCTGGCGCGCATCGAGTGGGCCCTGGAAACGGTCGATCTGTTCGAAATCAACGAGGCGTTCGCCGTGGTACCGATGGTGGCCATGCGCGAACTGGGCATCGCTCACGAGAAGCTCAACGTACACGGTGGTGCCTGCGCCCTGGGGCATCCCATCGGCGCGTCCGGTGCGCGCATTCTGGTGACCCTGCTGGCGGCACTTCAGCAGCGCGGGCTCAAGCGTGGGGTGGCCTCCGTGTGCATTGGCGGCGGCGAGGCTACTGCCGTGGCCATCGAGTTGTACTGA
- a CDS encoding 3-hydroxyacyl-CoA dehydrogenase has translation MQIEQSVFLISGGASGLGLATARKLVGQGGKVVLLDINAEAGQQAVDEFGDNARFVRADITREEDGQAAVAQALEAFGALHGLVNCAGVAPAEKVLGRNGAHGLDSFRRTVEINLIGSFNLLRLAAEAMAQNTPNAEGERGVIINTASVAAFDGQMGQAAYAASKGGVAALTLPAARDLARSGIRVMCIAPGVFETPMMAGMPQEVRDSLAANVPFPPRLGRPDEYAVLVRHIVENAMLNGEVIRLDGALRMAAK, from the coding sequence ATGCAGATCGAACAGTCCGTATTTCTGATCAGCGGCGGCGCTTCCGGCCTGGGGCTGGCCACCGCTCGTAAGTTGGTCGGGCAGGGCGGCAAGGTGGTGCTGCTGGATATCAACGCCGAAGCTGGCCAGCAGGCCGTCGACGAGTTTGGCGACAATGCGCGTTTCGTACGCGCCGATATCACACGTGAAGAGGACGGCCAGGCTGCCGTGGCGCAGGCGCTGGAGGCATTCGGCGCCCTGCACGGGCTGGTCAACTGCGCCGGTGTCGCTCCGGCCGAGAAGGTGCTGGGGCGCAACGGCGCGCATGGTTTGGACAGCTTCCGGCGCACCGTCGAGATCAACCTGATCGGCAGCTTCAACCTGCTGCGCCTGGCCGCCGAGGCCATGGCACAGAACACGCCGAACGCAGAAGGTGAGCGCGGGGTCATCATCAATACCGCCTCGGTGGCGGCGTTCGACGGGCAGATGGGCCAGGCCGCCTATGCCGCCTCCAAGGGCGGTGTCGCGGCACTGACACTGCCGGCGGCGCGTGATCTGGCGCGCTCGGGTATCCGTGTGATGTGCATTGCGCCGGGCGTGTTCGAGACCCCGATGATGGCCGGCATGCCGCAGGAGGTGCGTGACTCGCTGGCAGCCAACGTGCCGTTCCCACCGCGCTTGGGCCGACCCGACGAATACGCCGTGCTGGTGCGGCATATCGTCGAGAACGCGATGCTCAACGGCGAGGTGATCCGCCTCGATGGCGCGCTGCGTATGGCGGCGAAATAG
- a CDS encoding AMP-binding protein: MRDYFTAAREFDFETTVADTLAGRLDALNACVECCDRHVGADRTALVWEGRNGERATWTFEQLQAASARFANLLASRGIGAGDCVSGILPRTPELLITILGTWRAGAIYQPLFTAFGPKAIEHRVHTAGSKLVVTDVLNRVKLDEVEKAPPTLVVGDDFWVELERQPDRFEPVMRQADDPFLLMFTSGTTGLAKPLQVPLKAIVAFVGYMREAVGLRREDRFWNLADPGWAYGLYYAVTGPLALGHATTFYEGAFSVESTCRVIREYGITNLAGSPTAFRLLLAARDEVEAALKGRLRAVSSAGEPLTPEVIRWFAEALGCTIHDHYGQTELGMVLCNHHDLAHPVRLGAAGFAMPGHRVVVLDEQHRELPAGQPGILALDRVRSPLFWFPGYRAMATKSFVGDYYLSGDTVELNEDGSISFVGRADDVITTSGYRVGPFDVESALIEHPAVIEAAVIGKPDPERTERVKAFIVLHAGHAADDALAEALQQYVRKRLSAHAYPREIEFVSELPKTPSGKIQRFLLRNQEVAKAQAAASH; the protein is encoded by the coding sequence ATGCGCGATTACTTCACCGCTGCCCGTGAGTTCGATTTCGAGACGACCGTTGCCGATACGCTGGCCGGCCGTCTCGATGCCCTCAACGCTTGTGTCGAATGCTGCGACCGCCATGTCGGTGCTGACCGCACGGCGCTGGTCTGGGAGGGACGCAATGGCGAGCGCGCCACCTGGACGTTCGAGCAGTTGCAGGCCGCTTCGGCGCGCTTCGCCAACCTGCTGGCCAGCCGAGGTATCGGCGCTGGCGATTGTGTGTCGGGCATCCTGCCGCGCACCCCGGAGCTGCTGATCACCATTCTTGGCACCTGGCGCGCCGGGGCCATCTACCAGCCACTGTTCACCGCCTTCGGCCCCAAGGCCATCGAGCATCGGGTGCATACGGCCGGCTCGAAGCTGGTGGTCACCGACGTGCTCAACCGGGTCAAGCTCGACGAGGTGGAGAAGGCGCCGCCGACACTGGTTGTTGGGGATGATTTTTGGGTCGAGCTGGAACGCCAGCCGGATCGCTTCGAGCCGGTGATGCGCCAGGCTGACGACCCCTTCCTGCTGATGTTCACCTCGGGCACCACCGGGCTGGCCAAGCCGCTGCAAGTGCCGCTCAAGGCCATCGTTGCCTTCGTCGGTTACATGCGTGAGGCCGTGGGACTGCGCCGGGAAGATCGCTTCTGGAACCTGGCCGACCCCGGTTGGGCCTATGGCTTGTATTACGCCGTGACCGGCCCGCTGGCGTTGGGGCATGCCACTACCTTCTACGAGGGTGCTTTCAGTGTGGAGAGCACCTGCCGGGTGATCCGCGAGTATGGCATCACCAATCTGGCAGGCTCACCCACGGCCTTCCGTCTGCTGCTGGCCGCGCGTGACGAGGTGGAGGCTGCTCTCAAGGGGCGCCTGCGCGCCGTGAGTAGCGCTGGCGAGCCGCTGACCCCAGAAGTGATCCGCTGGTTTGCCGAGGCCCTGGGTTGCACCATTCATGATCATTACGGGCAGACCGAACTGGGCATGGTGCTGTGCAACCACCACGATCTGGCACATCCAGTGCGCCTCGGCGCGGCCGGTTTCGCCATGCCCGGTCACCGTGTGGTGGTGCTGGACGAGCAGCATCGCGAGTTGCCTGCTGGGCAACCCGGTATCCTGGCGTTGGATCGGGTGCGTTCGCCGCTGTTCTGGTTTCCCGGCTATCGCGCAATGGCGACCAAATCCTTCGTCGGCGACTACTACCTGAGTGGCGATACGGTGGAGCTCAACGAGGACGGCAGCATCAGCTTCGTCGGCCGCGCCGATGATGTGATCACCACCTCCGGTTACCGCGTTGGCCCCTTCGATGTGGAGAGCGCGCTGATCGAGCACCCGGCGGTGATCGAGGCGGCGGTGATCGGCAAGCCTGACCCGGAGCGAACTGAGCGGGTCAAGGCCTTCATCGTGCTGCACGCCGGGCATGCAGCGGACGATGCCTTGGCCGAGGCGCTGCAGCAGTACGTGCGCAAGCGCCTGTCGGCCCATGCCTATCCGCGCGAGATCGAGTTCGTCAGCGAGCTGCCCAAGACCCCGAGTGGCAAGATCCAGCGCTTCCTCCTGCGCAATCAGGAAGTCGCCAAGGCCCAGGCGGCCGCCAGTCACTGA
- a CDS encoding AraC family transcriptional regulator, translating to MAVASVEKGTISVRLVLEALCELRLQGVDETALLAEAGIDGELLAQPEGRVSSEAYAQFWLAIARQMDDEFFGMNRRRMKVGSFAFMARAAAKEPTLGAALQGALRFLHLVFDDFSPRLEVRDGLAAIVIDEAPGQACRAFGYFTLWLIIHGLSCWLAGRRIDVLGIQLRCPPPDYIEDYQVMFTRNLQFARGQSRLLFNAESLQVPIRRSPHDLKRFLSGAPGNILVRYRDPQSLGARIKAHLRSLAPEHWPDVEALAGSFHMAPSTLRRKLSLQGQSYQGLKDQVRRDLAIASLNHEESNFSELASELGFADTSAFYKAFKKWTGSTPGQYRALFHSENA from the coding sequence ATGGCAGTTGCGTCCGTTGAAAAAGGCACGATTTCCGTCCGCCTGGTGCTCGAAGCACTGTGCGAGCTGCGCCTGCAAGGCGTCGACGAGACGGCGTTGCTGGCCGAGGCCGGGATCGACGGCGAGCTGCTGGCGCAGCCCGAAGGGCGGGTGTCGTCCGAGGCCTACGCCCAGTTCTGGTTGGCCATAGCCCGGCAGATGGACGATGAGTTCTTCGGCATGAACCGGCGCCGGATGAAGGTGGGTAGTTTCGCCTTCATGGCCCGTGCTGCGGCGAAGGAGCCGACCCTGGGCGCCGCCTTGCAAGGCGCGCTGCGCTTCCTGCACCTGGTCTTCGATGACTTCAGCCCGAGGCTGGAGGTGCGCGATGGCCTGGCCGCCATCGTCATCGACGAGGCGCCTGGGCAGGCCTGCCGCGCCTTCGGCTATTTCACCCTGTGGCTGATCATCCACGGCCTGAGCTGCTGGCTGGCCGGGCGGCGCATCGATGTGCTGGGCATCCAGCTGCGTTGCCCGCCGCCGGATTACATCGAGGACTACCAGGTGATGTTCACCCGCAACCTGCAGTTCGCGCGCGGGCAGAGCCGTCTGTTGTTCAATGCCGAAAGTCTGCAGGTGCCGATCCGACGCAGCCCGCATGACCTCAAGCGTTTTCTCTCCGGGGCGCCGGGCAATATCCTGGTGCGCTATCGCGACCCGCAAAGCCTGGGCGCACGGATCAAGGCCCATCTGCGCAGCCTGGCGCCCGAGCACTGGCCGGATGTGGAGGCGCTGGCCGGGTCTTTCCATATGGCGCCTTCGACCCTGCGCCGCAAGCTGTCGCTGCAAGGGCAGTCCTACCAGGGGCTCAAGGATCAGGTGCGGCGTGATCTGGCCATTGCCAGCCTGAACCATGAAGAGAGCAATTTCAGTGAGTTGGCCAGCGAACTGGGTTTCGCCGATACCAGCGCTTTCTACAAGGCTTTCAAGAAGTGGACGGGCTCGACGCCGGGGCAGTACCGCGCGTTGTTCCACTCCGAAAACGCCTGA
- a CDS encoding MerR family transcriptional regulator translates to MPTTYSISDLARELDVTPRAIRFYEEQGMLAPERRGQERIYQPKDLVTLKLILRGKRIGFSLAECKELIDLYDPSSGNHKQLNTFLAKIAERRLQLEQQLLDIQQMQLELDTAEERCLAALAETTA, encoded by the coding sequence ATGCCCACCACCTACAGCATCTCCGACCTGGCCCGCGAACTGGACGTGACCCCACGCGCCATCCGCTTCTACGAGGAACAGGGCATGCTCGCCCCCGAGCGACGCGGCCAGGAACGCATCTATCAGCCCAAGGATCTGGTGACCCTGAAGCTCATCCTGCGTGGCAAACGCATCGGTTTCTCCCTGGCCGAATGCAAGGAGCTGATCGACCTCTACGACCCCAGCAGCGGCAATCACAAGCAGCTCAATACCTTCCTCGCCAAGATCGCCGAACGCCGCCTGCAACTTGAACAACAGTTGCTGGACATCCAGCAGATGCAACTGGAACTGGATACCGCCGAGGAACGCTGCCTCGCGGCCCTCGCCGAAACCACCGCCTAA